The DNA region ATGTCCGCCACCATAAGGCGAAGATCGCCTTCGTCCTCTCCGCCATGCGGCACCATGCCGACAGGCTGCGGGCGCTCGGCTGGACGGTCGATTATGTGCGGCTGGACGACCCCGACAATCAAGGCAGCTTCACCGCCGAAGTCGCCCGTGCGATAGAGCGACATCGTCCCTGCGCCATCCATGTGACCGAAGCGGGCGAATGGCGGGTGCGCGCCATGCTGGAGGCGTGGGAGACGCGCTTTGCCCTGCCCGTCACCATCCATGAGGATGATCGCTTCCTTTGTTCCCATGCGGAATTCGACACATGGGCGGCTGCGCGCAAGCAGATGCGGATGGAATTCTTCTACCGCGACATGCGCCGCAAGACCGGCCTGCTGATGGTGCCGGATGGCGCGCCAGAGGGCGGCCAGTGGAATTATGACGCGGACAATCGCAAGCCTGCGCCCCAGCGCGACCTGCTCATGCCGCAACCCCTGCGTTTCAGCCCGGACGCGATCACGCAAGAGGTGCTGGCGATGGTCGCGACCCGCTTCGCCGATCATATCGGCAGCCTCGATCATTTCGCCTTCGCCGTGACGCCGCAGGATGCCGAACGGCAAAAGCAGCATTTCCTGGACGAAGCGCTACCGCGCTTTGGCGACTATCAGGATGCGATGCTGACCGACGAGCCGTTCCTGTGGCATTCGGTCCTGTCCCCCTATATCAATATCGGCCTGCTCGATCCGCTGGCGCTGTGTCAGGCTGTCGATGCGCACTATCGCGCGGGCAAGGTGCCGCTCAATTGCGCCGAAGGCTTCATTCGCCAGATCATCGGCTGGCGCGAATATGTCCGCGGCGTCTACTGGCATGAAGGGCCGGACTATGGACAGCGCAACGCACTCGATGCCCGGCGCGACCTGCCGGACTTCTACTGGTCGGGGGAGACGGACATGCGCTGCATGGCCCAGGCGATCGGCCAGACGATCGACTATAGCTATGCGCATCATATCCAGCGGCTGATGATCACCGGCAACTTCGCCCTTATCGCGGGCATCGACCCGCATCAGGTGCATATCTGGTATCTGGAAGTCTATGCCGATGCCTATGAATGGGTCGAGCTGCCCAATACGCTGGGCATGGCGCTATTCGCCGATGGCGGACTGCTCGGGTCGAAACCCTATGCGGCGAGCGGCGCCTATATCAACCGCATGTCCGATTATTGCCGACGCTGCCGCTATGACGTGAAGCAACGTGTGGGCGACGACGCCTGCCCGTTCAACGCGCTCTATTGGGATTTTCTGGCACGCAACGAACGGATGCTGGGGCGCAACCCGCGCATGGCGCTGCCCTATCGCAACTGGAACCGGATGGCGCAGGAAGATCGCGCCGCCATTGAGGCGGAGGCGGCGCAGTTCCTGAACCGGATGACCGGGACCAGCGAACCGGATTAAGTGCGCCTGCCTCCTACCCCGCCCCACAGAGCGTCAGCATCCGCCCCGCCAGTTCGCGTTCGCCCATGACGATATGGGGCACGCCCAGCCTTTCCAGATGCGCAACCTCCGCATCCGAATGGGCGCGGGCGATGACCTGCAACCTGTCGTTCAGGTGGCGCGCATGTTCGTGGATCGCGCCACCTTCGAAGCCTTCGGGCACCGCGATCAGCAGGTGGCGCGCATGGCTGATCCCCGCTGCGATCAGATGCTTGTCCTCCAGCGCATTGCCGCGAACGACCGATAGGCCGTCTTCCGCGGCTTCCTCCGCCCGTTCCGCATCGCCTTCGATCACGACGAAATGCACGGCGCGTTCGGTCAGCCTGGTCGCGATCAGCTTCCCTACCCGGCCATAGCCGACCAGGATGACATGGCCGATGCGCGGCCGGTCCGGCGCCTTTGTCGATGCCTCTTCCTCATCGTCATCCTTCTTATGTTCCCGCACGATCAGCGAGAAGAGAATGGGATTGAGGAAGATCGACACCAGCGCGCCCGCCAGGATCAGGTCGCGCGCATCGGCGGGCAATACGCCCAGCCCCGTGCCCAACGACGCCAATATGAAGGAAAATTCGCCGATCTGCGCCAGGCTCGCGGCGATGGTGAGCGCAGTGACATTGGCATGGCCGAAGGCGCGCACAATGCCCCACGCCGCGATCGATTTCCCCACGACGATGATCAGCACCGTCGCCAGCAGCGGCAGCGGATGCTCCAGCACGATCGCCGGGTTGAACAGCATCCCCACCGACACGAAGAACAGCACCGCAAAAGCGTCGCGCAGCGGCAGCGTTTCTTCCGTCGCACGGCGGCTGAGCGGCGTTTCGCCCAAAATCATGCCCGCAAAGAACGCGCCCAGCGCAAAGGATACGTCGAACGCCAGCGCCGCGCCGAACGCGACGCCCAGGGCGATGGCGAGCACCGCCAGGCGGAACAGCTCCCGCGATCCGGTATGGACGACCCAGTGGAGCGCCCAGGGGATGACACGGCGCCCCACGATCAGCATGACTGCGACGAACCCTGCCACCTTGAGCAGCGTGCCCAGCAGCGGCGCGATCAACGCCGCCGCCCCGCCGCCGCCATCGGCATTGTTGAGGACGCCAGCCAGCGCGGGCAACAGCACCAGCGCCAGGACCATCACTAGATCCTCCACGATCAACCAGCCGATCGCGATCCGCCCGCGTCGCGTCTCCACCAGGTCCGCCCCCTGCAACGCGCGCAGCAGCACTACCGTGCTGGCGACCGACAGTGCCAGGCCGAAGACGATACCGCCCATCAACCCCCAGCCCATAAAATAGGCCAGCCCCATCCCCAGCAGCGTCGCCACCGCGATCTGAACGATGGCGCCGGGGACCGCGATACTCTTGACCGACAGAAGATCCTTCAGCGAAAAATGCAGGCCGACGCCGAACATCAGCAAGATGACGCCGATCTCGGCCAGTTCGTTCGCCAGGCCTGCATCGGCGACGAAGCCGGGCGTGAAGGGGCCGACCAATATGCCCGCGACCAGATAGCCGACGAGCGGGGACAATTTGAGGCGATGGGCGATCGCCCCCATGATGAAGGCGACGACGAGACCGGCGACGATGGTGCCGATCAGGGGCGTATGGTGGGGCATGAGTCCCTTTCGCAACGCTGATCCCGGTGACGCGGGCGAAACCGCGTCGCCGGGCAGAGTAACAGGATTATTCGACGACGGTCATCATCATCACCGACAAGGTGGCGGCGGCGACGGCCAGACCGGACATGACGGCGGGCATGAACCACCAAGGTGGGCGGCGACGCGTGCGTCGCGCAGTCTTTCTGCGAGCCATGCTAGTGCTCCTTCTTCCGACGAAAGCCCGCCAAGTACGGGCGGAGGTGCGAATCGTCAGGCGATGGAAGGCGGTGCGCGGGCGCTACGCGTGCGCGCGGGTCTTATAAAGGGCAGGACAGAAGCATGATCGCCCGCCCAACCGGTTAAGATGACGACCCGCAGGGCCGTCAGGACTGCGGCCAATGCAAAGGCAATGATCAGTGGCGGCGCACCCCCGCCGTCCGGTTGCGGCGCTTCCACGACCTGCTGTGCGGACTGGGTGCGCGCCTTCAGCACGACGTCGGTAGTGGCGGGATTGAAGGCGGAACCGGTGGCGCGGCTGAGCGGTGGTCCCAGCGGCGCCAGCGCAGACAGCAGGGTGACCAGGATCAGCGTCCACAGGGCGGCATGGATCGGCAGGCGCAGAAATGCGCCCTTTTCGCTCCACCATGGCCCCGTGCCTTTGCCCATCAGCCGGACTGCTCCTCTATCTCGGCCCTTTATATGCCCCAGAAGATAGGCATCAAAAAGCCCGAAAACCACCCCCGTCCCGCACCGCCATTGGTTGACAGGCGCGAGTCATTCCACTAACGGGCCACATTCCCGCGCGGGTCGGCAAGGCATCATGTCTTTGGTGAGCTGCGTAAAGCAGATTTGAACGAGAAGAGACAAGCCATGTTCGCTATCGTGCGCACAGGCGGCAAGCAGTATCGCGTCGCCGCCGGAGACAAGATCGTCGTTGAAAAGCTGGCTGGCGAAGCCGGCAATTCGGTCACGCTGGACGACGTCCTGCTGGCCGGTGAAGGCGGCGACCTGAAGGACACCGCCAAGCTGACCGTCGCGGCCGAAATCATCGCGCAGGCGAAGGGCGAGAAGGTCATCGTCTTCAAGAAGCGCCGTCGCCACAATTATCGCCGCAAGAACGGCCATCGTCAGAACCACACGATCCTGCGGATCGTGTCGATCGGCGGCGAAGGCAAGAAGGCCGACAAGGCTGCCGCCAAGACCCAAGACGCAGCGCCAGCTGCTGCCGAAGCCTGATCGCTTCCGGCCAGATATTCTAGGAGTTTAGACAATGGCACATAAAAAAGCTGGCGGTTCGTCGCGCAACGGTCGCGATTCCGAGTCGAAGCGCCTTGGCGTGAAGAAGTTCGGCGGTCAGGAAGTGATCGGCGGTAACATCATCATTCGCCAGCGCGGCACGCGCGTCTATCCGGGCCGCAATGTCGGCATCGGCAAGGACCACACGCTGTTCGCGCTGAACGAAGGCCGCGTGGTATTCCACACCGGCAAGCTCGGCCGCAAATATGTGTCGGTTGACGCGCAGGCCCAGGCCGCCGAATAACGGACGATCGATGACGGATCGTCCCCCGCAACAGGGGCGATCCTCCCGGTCAAAGCCATAGGGCACTGACCGGTTTTCGAGGGAAATAAGGGGCGCTCCTTGTTTGGGAGCGCCCCTTTTTCCGTTGCGCGTTTCTTGCCGGAACGCGTCCGATCGACAAAGCGGCATTTCTCTCCCGATTTCCCTCAAACCGTTGGAACTCCATGCCTTTTCGCGCGTCTAGCGGGCAGGATTTCAGCCGGAAACCACCGTCGTCAAGCCGTCATCAATATCGGCTAACGGCGCACGATAAGAGGAGAGACGAGAATGTTCGCCCGTACCCCCCGCCTGCTCCTGCGTCCCGGCTGGATGGAGGATGCCGCCGCCCTGGCGCAAGCCATTGGCGACCCTGCGATCCTGCGCAACCTCAGCCGTGCGCCCAGCCCTTATCAGCTGGACGATGCGCAGGCATTTTTGGCGCTGCCGCAGCATCCGCAATTGCCCCGCCTGCTGGCCTTCACCCGCACGCAGGGCGCCCCGCGCCTGGTCGGCGGATGCGGCGTCCATCTGGACGAGGATGGCACGCCGGAAATCGGCTATTGGATCGCCCGCCCTTATTGGGGGCTGGGCTTCGCGACGGAGGCTGCGCGCGCGGTGCTGAGCATGGCGCGGGCCAATGGCGTGCGCGACATCCGCGCCCGCCACTTCGCCGACAACCGCGCATCGGGCAACGTCCTGCGCAAACTGGGCTTCCGCGCCACCGGGCAGACGGCGCAATGTTACAGCTTGGGTCGCGACGCGATGGTCGATTGCCTGTTGTTCGAAGAAGGCGACGCCGTGAGTAATTGCAACGACCCGGCGATGGACCTGTATCGCGACGCGCTGGTGCCCATGGCAGCGTAAGAATGACAATCGGGGCGTCGGCAGTCCGCTGTCCGCGCCCCGATCACCACATCAATCGATGATCGCGGTCGAACCGGACGGAAAATCGACGCCGGAAAATTCTGGATAGGCGCCACGCAACAGGGCGACCTGCTGCGCATTGTCGATCCGGACGAGATGCCACTGCCCGTCATCCTTGATCGCCAGCGTTTGGGTTTTGCTCTGTATCTTGCCCGCATCGGGAATGGCGATGACGCTCTGCGTCGGGATCAACATATAGGTCCGGCTTTTGTCAGGCGTCGCGGCGACCTGCGCCGCTTTCATATCCATGCCAAAGGACAGGAAGGTCATCCCGTCGACCGCTGCGACGGCCTGCGCGGTGACCATCGCCTTCAACCTACCGTCCGGCAGGCCGACCTTCTCCGCCATGAAGCGCAACAGACGCGGCGGAATGAAATCGATGCTTTGTTCGATACGCCCCGCCTTCATCGCCGCATCGAACGCCGCAATCCGGCTTTCGATCATCGCCCGATCGGCCTGCGCAATCTCCTGCGCCTGAACCGGCGCACCAGCCGCTCCCGTCATCACCAGCAGCGCGGGCAGAGCGAGCGCCATCAGCCTCGCCATCCTCATGCCGTCACGCCTCTGCTTGCCCCTTTGGGCCGGTCGAATATGCGGGTCGGCTTGCCGCCCAATTCCGTATCGGTCAGGACGTTGAAACCCAGCTTGTTGGCAACCCTGATCGACGCATAATTGTCCGGATCGATCATGCAGCGCAGCGAGGGCGCTTCGACATGCGCATCGGCCCAATCCAATATCGCCTGCATCGCTTCGGTGGCGACACCCCTGCCCCAGGCCGGCGGACCAAGCACCCAGCCAACCTCCGGCACGCCTTCCAGTTCTGGCAGGCCACGCTCCGCGCTCAGCAACCCCGCCTCGCCCAGAAAGGCGCCGTCGTCGCGATCCTCGATCACCCACATGCCATAGCCCAGCAGCGCCCACATCCCCGCATAGCGCAGGATGCGAAACCAGACCGTCTGGCTGTCAAGCGCCGCTCCGCCAATATGCCGCACGACGTCGAGGTTGGCCCATAGCATGCGGCAGGCGGCATAATCTGCCACCCGATGCGGGCGCAGGATCAGGCGGGGCGTGTGCAGCGTCGGGGCATCGATCATCGCCCGATAAAAGACGCCTCTGGCGCCCCGGTCAAGCGACCGCCGGCAAAGCGCCATCCGGCCGGGCATCGGCATAAGGACTATCCGCCAACGCGATCAGCGCGCGGTCGTCCACCTGCCAGGGATGAAAGCCGGGCAGAAAATAGTGCACCCACGGTCCGGCGACCCGGCGCAATATGCCCGGCCTGACCAGCGCGTAATACAGCAGTCCACCCCAGGCGCGACGCCCGGCGACACCGTCCTGCGCCAGCAGATCCATCATCCCGCGCGCGCGATGATGCAGAAAATGCTTCGTTACGATCAACATCATGGCCGTCCTCACCCACCAGCGTTTGAACCGGCTCCAGTCGCGGGTGGCGTGAACCCACGTGTCGTGCGCCACGCCCTTATGCTCGATCTCCTCGATCGCGTGCCAGCGCCACAACGCCGCCACCTCCGGGTCTGCCCCTTCAAGATAGCGCGGCTCCCTAAGCAATTCATGCGCAAGAATGGCGGTGAAATGCTCCAGCGCCATGGTCGCGGCCAGGCTGGCGATCGGCGGGCGTTGCTTCGCCAGGTCCAATATCATCGTCACATCGGCGTCGAGGCGGGACACGTCATAGCCATGGTCGGTCACCTGCCGGTTGAAGGCCAGATGTTCGCGGCTATGGACGACCTCTTGTTTGATGAACGCCGCGATCTCACCCACCAGCCGGTCCGGCACCCCGTCACGAAAGGCGCGGACGCTGTCGATGAAATAAGTCTCCCCGCGCGGAAAGGTGATCGACAGCGCATTGAAGAAAGCCGTGGCGATCGGATCGCCATTCAGCCAATGTCGCGCCGCTGCACGATCGCGCCCGAAACGGCGGTCGCGCGGCGTTATGGTGAGGTCGGTCGGGGTCATGGGTATGTCTCCGTCGCTACTTACATTGATGTAAATAAGAGTTGCTTACAATCATGTCAATAAAACGCGCGCGCCTCAGCCCGGATGAAAGCCGCCTCGTCGCCGTGGAGGCGGCGCGCGATCTGCTGATCGAGGCAGGGCCACAGGCGGTCACGCTGAAGGCGGTGGCGGAGCGCATCGGGCGAACCCACGCCAATCTGCTGCATCATTTCGGATCGGCCGCGGGATTGCAGAAGGCGCTGGCCGCGCATCTCGCCGACACGATCACCGCCAAGATCGGCGAGGCGGTGGACGCGGCGCGACGCGGCGAAGTCAGCCCGCGCACGATCGTCGACATGACCTTCGACGCCTTCGACCGGGAAGGCGCCGGCGCGCTCGCAAGCTGGATGCTGGCATCGGGCAATGAGGATGCGCTCGACCCCGTCGTGGCGGCGATCCACCGCCTGGTCGACAAACTGTCGGCAAGCGCGCTCACGCCCAGCGTCGCCGAACTGATCCGCGACAATACGCTGATGCTGGTGCTGCTGGCGTTGGGCGATTCGCAACTGGGCGGCGCAATGGCCGCCGCGCTTGCCCTGCCGCGCGAAAAAGCGCGCGAAATCGCCACGCGCAGCCTGACATTCGCGCTGATGCAGGAGGCAGCCGCCATAGCGGCACAGGCTAAGGTTTAACTTTGCGCGATTAAAGGTTATGGGCGCGCCATGCATTTTCTCGATCAAGCCAAAATC from Sphingobium sp. HWE2-09 includes:
- a CDS encoding cryptochrome/photolyase family protein produces the protein MTDAPILIPVLGDQLSPDIAALRAVDNTRGIVLMMEVADETTYVRHHKAKIAFVLSAMRHHADRLRALGWTVDYVRLDDPDNQGSFTAEVARAIERHRPCAIHVTEAGEWRVRAMLEAWETRFALPVTIHEDDRFLCSHAEFDTWAAARKQMRMEFFYRDMRRKTGLLMVPDGAPEGGQWNYDADNRKPAPQRDLLMPQPLRFSPDAITQEVLAMVATRFADHIGSLDHFAFAVTPQDAERQKQHFLDEALPRFGDYQDAMLTDEPFLWHSVLSPYINIGLLDPLALCQAVDAHYRAGKVPLNCAEGFIRQIIGWREYVRGVYWHEGPDYGQRNALDARRDLPDFYWSGETDMRCMAQAIGQTIDYSYAHHIQRLMITGNFALIAGIDPHQVHIWYLEVYADAYEWVELPNTLGMALFADGGLLGSKPYAASGAYINRMSDYCRRCRYDVKQRVGDDACPFNALYWDFLARNERMLGRNPRMALPYRNWNRMAQEDRAAIEAEAAQFLNRMTGTSEPD
- the ybaL gene encoding YbaL family putative K(+) efflux transporter; amino-acid sequence: MPHHTPLIGTIVAGLVVAFIMGAIAHRLKLSPLVGYLVAGILVGPFTPGFVADAGLANELAEIGVILLMFGVGLHFSLKDLLSVKSIAVPGAIVQIAVATLLGMGLAYFMGWGLMGGIVFGLALSVASTVVLLRALQGADLVETRRGRIAIGWLIVEDLVMVLALVLLPALAGVLNNADGGGGAAALIAPLLGTLLKVAGFVAVMLIVGRRVIPWALHWVVHTGSRELFRLAVLAIALGVAFGAALAFDVSFALGAFFAGMILGETPLSRRATEETLPLRDAFAVLFFVSVGMLFNPAIVLEHPLPLLATVLIIVVGKSIAAWGIVRAFGHANVTALTIAASLAQIGEFSFILASLGTGLGVLPADARDLILAGALVSIFLNPILFSLIVREHKKDDDEEEASTKAPDRPRIGHVILVGYGRVGKLIATRLTERAVHFVVIEGDAERAEEAAEDGLSVVRGNALEDKHLIAAGISHARHLLIAVPEGFEGGAIHEHARHLNDRLQVIARAHSDAEVAHLERLGVPHIVMGERELAGRMLTLCGAG
- the rplU gene encoding 50S ribosomal protein L21, whose amino-acid sequence is MFAIVRTGGKQYRVAAGDKIVVEKLAGEAGNSVTLDDVLLAGEGGDLKDTAKLTVAAEIIAQAKGEKVIVFKKRRRHNYRRKNGHRQNHTILRIVSIGGEGKKADKAAAKTQDAAPAAAEA
- the rpmA gene encoding 50S ribosomal protein L27; translated protein: MAHKKAGGSSRNGRDSESKRLGVKKFGGQEVIGGNIIIRQRGTRVYPGRNVGIGKDHTLFALNEGRVVFHTGKLGRKYVSVDAQAQAAE
- a CDS encoding GNAT family N-acetyltransferase, producing MFARTPRLLLRPGWMEDAAALAQAIGDPAILRNLSRAPSPYQLDDAQAFLALPQHPQLPRLLAFTRTQGAPRLVGGCGVHLDEDGTPEIGYWIARPYWGLGFATEAARAVLSMARANGVRDIRARHFADNRASGNVLRKLGFRATGQTAQCYSLGRDAMVDCLLFEEGDAVSNCNDPAMDLYRDALVPMAA
- a CDS encoding GNAT family N-acetyltransferase — protein: MIDAPTLHTPRLILRPHRVADYAACRMLWANLDVVRHIGGAALDSQTVWFRILRYAGMWALLGYGMWVIEDRDDGAFLGEAGLLSAERGLPELEGVPEVGWVLGPPAWGRGVATEAMQAILDWADAHVEAPSLRCMIDPDNYASIRVANKLGFNVLTDTELGGKPTRIFDRPKGASRGVTA
- a CDS encoding metal-dependent hydrolase, producing the protein MTPTDLTITPRDRRFGRDRAAARHWLNGDPIATAFFNALSITFPRGETYFIDSVRAFRDGVPDRLVGEIAAFIKQEVVHSREHLAFNRQVTDHGYDVSRLDADVTMILDLAKQRPPIASLAATMALEHFTAILAHELLREPRYLEGADPEVAALWRWHAIEEIEHKGVAHDTWVHATRDWSRFKRWWVRTAMMLIVTKHFLHHRARGMMDLLAQDGVAGRRAWGGLLYYALVRPGILRRVAGPWVHYFLPGFHPWQVDDRALIALADSPYADARPDGALPAVA
- a CDS encoding TetR/AcrR family transcriptional regulator: MSIKRARLSPDESRLVAVEAARDLLIEAGPQAVTLKAVAERIGRTHANLLHHFGSAAGLQKALAAHLADTITAKIGEAVDAARRGEVSPRTIVDMTFDAFDREGAGALASWMLASGNEDALDPVVAAIHRLVDKLSASALTPSVAELIRDNTLMLVLLALGDSQLGGAMAAALALPREKAREIATRSLTFALMQEAAAIAAQAKV